In Rhodothermus profundi, the genomic stretch AGATTGTGTCGCCCACCACCAGCAGCGCGTAGACGCGCCCGCGTCCCTGAGTGATCGAATCGACGCGGGCTCGATACCAGGTCCGTCCCCCGTCAAAGGTCAGGTCCAGCCGCGGTCCTACCCAGAGCGAATCTCCCCGCGCTGCCAGATTACTCACAAAGTTTTCAGCGATGCCTGCCACTGGCATCAGCTCGGCCACGCGTCGGCTCCAGTCCACTTTGGACTGGCTGCGCCCCTCTCCGAGCGACAGCCCCAGCAGCAGACCGATCCAGACCAACCGTTTACTCCACAACCACATGTCGGCGCACCTCTTCACTGGTGAGTCCTGTGCGATCAATAGCCTGAAAGGCAAACGTATAGGTACCGGGCACGTTGTCATGAGCCAACGAGAGCGTCATGGTAAACAGACTGTCGCCTGCTACAGCATCACCGCTGTTCGGAATCCCTCCGCAGATGCCTTTGCTTCCGTCATCACACAGCAGAATGGGCGCTCCTTCGTTGACCCGCAGCTCTACCCGCAGAATGTTCTCCAGTCCGTCGGGATCTGACACGCGGGCCACGACCTGAAAGACGACGGGTGGCTCGCCAGGCGCAGGTCGTCGGAGCGTATCGGGCACCTGGACCGCTTCGATAACGGGAGGTCCTCCAGTAGCCCAGAACCAGAGCGTACCGCGCACCTGATTGCTAAGCCGTTGTTCATTATCCACGGCATAGACCAGAACCGTGTAGGGCCCCACCTGGGCTCGATGAAGCCGCAGGATGGTCTGGCCTGCGTACCGATCTCCCCCGATTGCCTCCAGCGTACCGGTTGCCACCGGTTCCGGGGTACTTAGCGGAGCCTGCACCACAAAAGCCACCTGGACGACCTGACCGTCTGGATCATGCGCGCGTACGGCTATGGAGAGAGGAATAAACGCTGTATCTCCCTGGATCTGAGCAGGCGGCAGGGTATTAAAGTCGACCGAATCCGGCGTAAAGGACAGCTCCGATACCACTGGAGGACGTCCCTCCAGCGATGGTGCGCCTGGCAGGGCGTCGCACCCCCACAGCAATCCGCCCGCCAATCCCAGCAGCCAGAAAAAAAGATGACGCATGGGTAAGCTAAATGCTATCCGCTCAGCGGCTCACGTCGTACCGATGTTTCATAGGCGCGGGCGGGAGAAACGTTGCGCGTTTTCCGAAAGATACATTACGATCGCCTTGCCGTACGGATCAAATCAGGTACAACGGGCGCATGCTGAAGCACAGCACAAAGATAACAATAGCGGTCCACCCCAGCACCCGTTGCCTGCGCGTAAGCGTCAACCGGTATCCTACGGGAGGGTGATCCACGCGAATAAGGTAAAGAATTATCAGACTCCAGAGAAACCAGCCGCTATGCCCGAGCCAGCCGACCCAGTCCGCCAGGCGAGGAGCTAACGCGGCCAGCACCATAAGCCCCAGCAGCGCCGGCGCCACGACGCGATGGTCTCCTTCAAAAAGTCGATGCAAATACAGGTATAGCACCAGCGCCAAGCCAAACCAGGCAGCCGGCTCCAGCCACCAGATGCCTTCCTGCAACAGCGGCGGCAACGTTTCCAGGGCAAAGCCAATGGTAGCTGACACAAGCAGGGTGAGCACAAAGACGCGGGCTAGCCGTCGGTGCCATTTGCGTCCAAAAAGAGCATATAGTACGTGCCCACCATCAAGCTGCCCTACTGGCAGCAGGTTCAACGCCGTAAAGAACAACCCCAGCCAGGCCGCAAACAGGGTAGGATAGTGGTACAGCTCGTACATAGGGGGCACATTCGGAAAAAAGCGAGCCAGGGTATCAAACAGCAGGGTGGGGCCTAACACGAGCGTCACACTGTTCGGATCGGCGGCTGGAAGGGGAGCCGATGGGAAACGGCCGTGCGCCAGAATGTACGCCTTGAGGGCTTCGTGGCCGGGCACGTCCAGCAGATACGTAGGCGGTGGTAGCGTCAGCAGGGCATAAAGCAGCACAATCAGCGCCACGACAAAGCCGGCCAGTGGGCCGGCTACTCCGATATCGAACAGCGCGCGCGTGTCGGGAATGGGCTCCCGAATGCGAATGACGGCTCCAAAAGTTCCAATCCCATTGAACGGAAAGGGAATGTAATAGGGCAGGCTGGTGTCGATGCGATGAGCGCGAGCGGCCAGGTAGTGCCCGAATTCATGCACCGTCAGAATGAGTAGCAAGGGCAGGCTAAAACGTAATCCATCGGCCAACAGGGCGCTGTACCCGACGCGTTCGTACAGTAGCCATCGACCGGCCCAGTCAGGCCAGGTCAGAGTTGTTGAAACCAGCGTCAGGGCGAACAGCAGCAAATGCAGCCATACCCGCTGCGGCCGCCGAGGCGTAACGTTGACCGCTTCCCGCAAGCGAAAGCCCGGGATTGGCTCCAAAGGTACCTCCGGCTTTGTTCTACATCGGCCCACTCATACGATCTGGCCGCCCAAAAGCTTCCGCCGATTCATTGCAGAGCGGCCAGCCCGGCTTCAATACGTTCCATGGCTTCCCGAAGGTCTTCCATCGAGGCTGCGTACGAAATGCGCAGACCATTCGGGTCTCCAAAAGCCTGCCCGGGCACGAGGGCTACATGGCACTGCTCCAACAGATACAAGCAAAGCGATTCACTGTCGGTAATGGTTTGCCCATCAGGGGTGCGACGTCCGTAGAAGGCAGACACCTGAGGAAACAGATAGAAGGCCCCCTCAGGCTTTGGACAGGTGATGCCTTCTATAGCCTGCAGCCGCTCCAGCACGAAATCGCGGCGTTGCCGGAAAGCTGCGACCATCTCCTGGATAGGGGCCTTATCCATCTGGAGCGCAGCCAGCCCGGCTTTCTGGGAGATGCTGCAGGGCGCTGAAGTAAACTGGCTTTGCACCTTGGCCGCTGCCCGGACAATAGGTTGCTCCGCTGCCAGATACCCCAGTCGCCACCCGGTCATAGCAAAGCCTTTTGAGAAGCCGTTCACCGTAATGGTCCGCGCTTTCATGCCGGGCAGGCGCGCAAACGAGAGATGCTCGGCATCAAATAGAATGTACTCATAGATTTCATCCGAAAGCACGTAGACATGCTCATGCCGCCGCAGCACCTCAGCCAGGGCCTCCAGTTCTTCGGGCGTATAAACCGTTCCCGTCGGATTCGAAGGAGAACAGAGAATAAGCAGACGCGTGCGCTCCGTAATGGCCGCTTCCAGTTGCGCGGGCGTCAGGCGATAGCCGGTTTCGACCGAAGTGGGCAGAATGACCGGTGTAGCTCCGGCCAACCGAACCATCTCCGGATAGCTAACCCAGTAGGGCGCCGGAATCAGCACTTCGTCTTCAGGACGGCAGAGTACTTCGATGGCCATCGCTACGGCCTGCTTGGCTCCGTTCGTGCAGAGAATCTGATCGGGCGTGTATTCGAGGCCATTTTCTTCAGCCAACTTGCGACAGATGGCCTCCCGGAGCTCAAGCATGCCGGCGTTTTCCGTGTAGTGCGTAAATCCTTCACGAATAGCCTGAATAGCAGCTTCCGTAATGGGGGCCGGCGTATCAAAATCTGGCTCCCCTGCGCTCAGCCCGATAACCGGCTTGCCTTCGCGGCGCAATTGCCTGGCCCGAGCCGTCATGGCCAGCGTAGCCGACGGCTGCACGGCCATAACCCGGGGATTCAGCGCATCAAGCTGTACCGACATGGGCGACTCTGAAGTTGACGAACAAATCCCTTTGCGTCAAAAGATTTGCGCGGAAAGTTAATGGCAAAATGGCCGCGCTTCAACGGCCAGCACGTTTCTTCCGCAGCGCTTCAACAACAGGAGGGGGCACGAACAGACTCACGTCGCCTCCCCACCGATGAATCTCCCGCACAATCGACGAGCTAATCATCGCGTATGCCTCCGAAGTCATCAGAAAAACTGTCTCCAACTCGGGGTAGAGGCGCCGATTCGCAAAGGCCATGCGAAACTCATACTCAAAATCGCTCACCTGCCGCAGTCCTCGGACCAACGCGGTAGCACCACGGGCCCGGGCATGGTCGACAAGTAATCCCTCAAAGGCCACTACTTCAACGCGGTCCAGGTGCGCAGTGCACTGTCGAATCAATTCGCACCGTTCCTCAATAGAAAAAAGTGGCTCCTTGCCAATGTTGACAGCTACGGTCACCTCCACCCGATCAAAGATGCGCAGCGCTCGCTCCACAATATCGAGATGACCATAGGTAAACGGATCAAACGAGCCAGGATAAAGGGCCAGCCGTTCTCGCATAGGCATTAGCGCTTGACAGGTTGCGGGCGAAACACCGAGACGATTGTGCGGCCATAACGCCGACTGGTATCCAGATGGGGATGTCCCTCAAACTTGTGACGCTTATCGTGTTCAAGCACAAACAGGCCATGTGGCTTCAGATGGGGAAATGCCATCTCGGGAAGCTGCGGCAGCTCAGGGAGATCGTAGGGAGGATCAGCCAGGATTAAATCGAACGGCGGGCCGCTGTAGCGGCGCAGATACGCAACGGCATCGCCCCGAATAAACACACAGGCCTCTTCTACCCCCAGCGCGCGTGCGTTTTCGCGGGCATAGGCCAGGACAGGCCCCTGGAGCTCAACAAACGTAACCGCCGCAGCACCCCGACTGATGGCCTCCA encodes the following:
- a CDS encoding site-2 protease family protein yields the protein MEPIPGFRLREAVNVTPRRPQRVWLHLLLFALTLVSTTLTWPDWAGRWLLYERVGYSALLADGLRFSLPLLLILTVHEFGHYLAARAHRIDTSLPYYIPFPFNGIGTFGAVIRIREPIPDTRALFDIGVAGPLAGFVVALIVLLYALLTLPPPTYLLDVPGHEALKAYILAHGRFPSAPLPAADPNSVTLVLGPTLLFDTLARFFPNVPPMYELYHYPTLFAAWLGLFFTALNLLPVGQLDGGHVLYALFGRKWHRRLARVFVLTLLVSATIGFALETLPPLLQEGIWWLEPAAWFGLALVLYLYLHRLFEGDHRVVAPALLGLMVLAALAPRLADWVGWLGHSGWFLWSLIILYLIRVDHPPVGYRLTLTRRQRVLGWTAIVIFVLCFSMRPLYLI
- a CDS encoding pyridoxal phosphate-dependent aminotransferase; translated protein: MSVQLDALNPRVMAVQPSATLAMTARARQLRREGKPVIGLSAGEPDFDTPAPITEAAIQAIREGFTHYTENAGMLELREAICRKLAEENGLEYTPDQILCTNGAKQAVAMAIEVLCRPEDEVLIPAPYWVSYPEMVRLAGATPVILPTSVETGYRLTPAQLEAAITERTRLLILCSPSNPTGTVYTPEELEALAEVLRRHEHVYVLSDEIYEYILFDAEHLSFARLPGMKARTITVNGFSKGFAMTGWRLGYLAAEQPIVRAAAKVQSQFTSAPCSISQKAGLAALQMDKAPIQEMVAAFRQRRDFVLERLQAIEGITCPKPEGAFYLFPQVSAFYGRRTPDGQTITDSESLCLYLLEQCHVALVPGQAFGDPNGLRISYAASMEDLREAMERIEAGLAALQ
- the coaD gene encoding pantetheine-phosphate adenylyltransferase, encoding MRERLALYPGSFDPFTYGHLDIVERALRIFDRVEVTVAVNIGKEPLFSIEERCELIRQCTAHLDRVEVVAFEGLLVDHARARGATALVRGLRQVSDFEYEFRMAFANRRLYPELETVFLMTSEAYAMISSSIVREIHRWGGDVSLFVPPPVVEALRKKRAGR
- a CDS encoding RsmD family RNA methyltransferase, with amino-acid sequence MRIIAGRFRRKTLRAPQGHLTRPTTDRTRESLFHLVESRMDLEGADVLDLFAGTGALGLEAISRGAAAVTFVELQGPVLAYARENARALGVEEACVFIRGDAVAYLRRYSGPPFDLILADPPYDLPELPQLPEMAFPHLKPHGLFVLEHDKRHKFEGHPHLDTSRRYGRTIVSVFRPQPVKR